One part of the Leucobacter triazinivorans genome encodes these proteins:
- a CDS encoding glycosyltransferase family 2 protein, with translation MHSRPSAAAVVWARAAIAITVVSWFAYMVTTIMRMSIEGPRESFAFHVQTWIYGLTVTALTFSAVMYLTARYGALVRFREHRRVERALLDSHFADSDSTVTVLIPSYDEEPEVVRYTLWSAALQEFPAVRVVLLLDDREEGLTGAALERLQRTRSLLPEISEALQEPLAAALRALDEFQTRTPERPTPEDAKRAADAYGEAAAWLDRFAAEEAIHDHMSEFFAEQVLLGLSNDLRLTRLALNAASEQGTSPDRERLEQLHRRLVWIFDADMDSFERKRYASLSQEPNKAMNLNSYISLMGHSYRVSSETGERLLEELAQHESGDADLVIPDSRYLLTLDADSQLLRDYCLRLVYLLEQPENSRVAVTQTPYSSFRGAPTRIERIAGATTDLQHIQHQGLTYFNATFWVGANAVIRKEALADIAVTETVGGFEITTYVQDRTVIEDTESSIDLGVHGWSLENYPERLSYSATPPDFGSLIVQRRRWANGGLLIMPKMLEMIRIRRGTPARVRMTERMLRTNYMASLSWASFGLIFLLFFPFDSRLLSPLVIAAALPYFLSMGLDLRASGHRYGDIFRIYGFNLVLLPVNLAGVLKSMQQGVTGEKIPFARTPKVTGRTAAPALYVVIPYLIIGFSALTAWRDFTVGNWGNAAFAGFNAVMATWATVSYIGVRASIVDAVLGVVGWLYVPVKPVKAERGRTADGEAQVNWQAILYHGDRRLRRDLARTSDRRRRLSAVRAGSGSSAGSAGSAGSAGSPARQSQIESPAAASPPADGANMPTRTVETEDVGAV, from the coding sequence ATGCACTCCCGCCCGAGCGCGGCGGCGGTGGTCTGGGCGCGAGCGGCGATCGCGATCACCGTGGTGTCGTGGTTCGCGTACATGGTGACCACGATCATGCGCATGTCGATCGAGGGGCCGCGGGAGTCGTTCGCCTTCCACGTGCAGACCTGGATCTACGGGTTGACGGTGACGGCCCTGACATTCTCCGCCGTCATGTACCTCACCGCGCGGTACGGAGCACTCGTGCGTTTCAGGGAGCACCGACGCGTGGAGCGGGCGCTCCTCGACAGCCACTTCGCCGACTCGGACTCCACCGTGACCGTGCTCATCCCGAGCTACGACGAGGAACCGGAGGTGGTGCGCTACACGCTCTGGTCGGCCGCGCTGCAGGAGTTCCCCGCCGTGCGCGTGGTCCTGCTGCTCGACGATCGCGAAGAGGGGCTGACCGGCGCGGCACTCGAGCGGCTGCAGCGCACCCGCTCGCTGCTGCCGGAGATCTCGGAGGCGTTGCAGGAGCCGTTGGCGGCCGCACTGCGGGCGCTCGACGAGTTCCAGACGCGTACGCCGGAGCGACCGACGCCGGAGGATGCGAAGCGGGCGGCGGACGCCTACGGCGAAGCGGCGGCCTGGCTCGACCGGTTCGCGGCCGAGGAAGCGATCCACGACCACATGTCGGAGTTCTTCGCCGAGCAGGTGCTCCTCGGGCTCTCGAACGACCTCAGGCTCACCCGCCTGGCGCTCAACGCCGCCTCCGAGCAGGGCACCTCCCCGGATCGCGAGCGGCTGGAGCAGTTGCACCGGCGGCTCGTGTGGATCTTCGACGCCGACATGGACAGCTTCGAGCGCAAGCGCTACGCCTCGCTCTCGCAGGAGCCCAACAAGGCGATGAACCTCAATTCCTACATCTCGCTGATGGGGCACAGCTACCGCGTGTCGAGCGAGACGGGGGAGCGGTTGCTCGAAGAGCTCGCACAGCACGAGAGCGGCGACGCCGATCTGGTGATCCCCGACAGCAGGTACCTGCTGACGCTCGACGCCGACTCGCAGCTGCTGCGGGACTACTGCCTGCGCCTCGTCTACCTGCTCGAGCAGCCGGAGAACTCGCGGGTCGCCGTGACACAGACCCCCTACTCCTCGTTCAGGGGCGCGCCCACCCGTATCGAGCGCATCGCGGGCGCCACGACCGATTTGCAGCACATCCAGCACCAGGGACTCACGTACTTCAACGCGACCTTCTGGGTCGGCGCCAACGCGGTGATCCGCAAGGAGGCGCTCGCCGACATCGCGGTCACCGAGACCGTCGGCGGCTTCGAGATCACGACCTACGTGCAGGATCGCACGGTCATCGAGGACACCGAGTCGAGCATCGATCTCGGCGTGCACGGCTGGAGCCTCGAGAACTACCCCGAGCGTCTGAGCTACAGCGCGACGCCGCCCGACTTCGGGTCGCTCATCGTGCAGCGGCGACGGTGGGCGAACGGCGGCCTGCTGATCATGCCGAAGATGCTCGAGATGATCCGGATCAGGCGGGGGACGCCCGCGCGGGTGCGCATGACCGAGCGCATGTTGCGCACGAACTACATGGCTTCGCTCTCGTGGGCGAGCTTCGGCCTGATCTTCCTCCTGTTCTTCCCCTTCGACTCGCGGCTGCTGAGCCCGCTCGTGATCGCGGCGGCGCTGCCCTACTTCCTGTCGATGGGGCTCGACCTGCGCGCCAGCGGGCACCGCTACGGCGATATCTTCCGTATCTACGGTTTCAATCTCGTGCTGCTCCCGGTGAACCTCGCGGGGGTGCTGAAGTCGATGCAGCAGGGGGTGACGGGCGAGAAGATCCCGTTCGCGCGCACCCCGAAGGTCACCGGGCGCACGGCCGCACCCGCGCTGTACGTGGTGATCCCGTATCTGATCATCGGCTTCTCGGCGCTCACCGCCTGGCGGGACTTCACCGTCGGCAACTGGGGCAACGCGGCCTTCGCCGGCTTCAACGCGGTGATGGCGACGTGGGCCACCGTCTCCTACATCGGCGTGCGCGCCTCGATCGTCGACGCCGTGCTCGGGGTCGTCGGGTGGCTCTACGTTCCGGTCAAGCCGGTGAAGGCCGAGCGGGGCCGCACCGCGGACGGAGAGGCGCAGGTCAACTGGCAGGCGATCCTGTACCACGGCGACCGCCGTCTGCGTCGGGATCTCGCCCGCACGAGCGACCGTCGGCGACGCCTCAGCGCGGTGCGTGCCGGGAGCGGCTCCAGCGCCGGAAGCGCCGGAAGCGCCGGCAGCGCCGGCAGCCCGGCTCGGCAGTCTCAGATCGAGTCCCCGGCGGCCGCGAGCCCCCCGGCCGACGGCGCGAATATGCCGACCCGGACCGTGGAGACCGAGGATGTCGGGGCCGTCTGA
- a CDS encoding TetR family transcriptional regulator: MATSRGRGRPKGGSDSRMRIIAAAVEEFGERGYEGATIRSIAERAGVDSALVHHYFGTKADLFAEAAGMPLRPDVAVPAILAGPRDEVGARVVRFVLESFERDEVRRRGVMLLRAAVGGKLGAPVLVGFLSRELLSRIAAHLDVADGELRASLAASQIGGLLMTRYVLRLGVLADAPIDELVARIGPTVQRYLFE; this comes from the coding sequence ATGGCGACATCGAGAGGGCGCGGGAGGCCGAAGGGCGGATCCGATTCGCGCATGCGGATCATCGCCGCAGCCGTCGAGGAGTTCGGCGAGCGCGGCTACGAGGGCGCCACGATCCGCTCCATCGCCGAGCGCGCCGGTGTCGACTCGGCGCTGGTGCACCACTACTTCGGCACCAAGGCCGACCTCTTCGCCGAGGCCGCGGGCATGCCGCTGCGACCGGATGTCGCGGTGCCGGCCATTCTCGCCGGCCCGCGGGACGAGGTGGGCGCGCGCGTGGTGCGGTTCGTGCTCGAGTCGTTCGAGCGCGACGAGGTGCGTCGACGCGGCGTGATGCTGTTGCGCGCGGCGGTCGGCGGCAAGCTCGGCGCCCCCGTGCTCGTGGGGTTCCTCTCCCGGGAACTGCTGTCCCGGATCGCTGCGCACCTCGACGTCGCCGACGGCGAGCTGCGCGCCTCGCTCGCAGCGTCGCAGATCGGGGGACTGCTGATGACGCGCTACGTGCTGCGACTGGGGGTGCTCGCCGACGCGCCCATCGATGAGCTGGTGGCCCGGATCGGCCCGACGGTGCAGCGGTACCTCTTCGAGTGA
- a CDS encoding ABC transporter ATP-binding protein — MMNSSSGAHAAEPGSGPAGAPPGAEPGPAVEIRDLHVRRGRTTVFDGIDVEIPRGAIVGLLGPSGCGKTTLMRAIVGAQKLRSGTVRVFGETAGSRPLRRVVAYGTQGAAVYGDLTVRQNVRYFGALVGASRAAAERLIERVGLGEQAEQLVASLSGGQVTRVSLAVALVGEPRLLVLDEPTVGLDPVIRADLWDLFAGLARQGITMLVSSHVMDEALHCDRLLLMRDGRIVADTTPDRLLAETGARDPEAAFLALVAPERAAGGRPAQDPPADRAEAGR; from the coding sequence ATGATGAATAGTTCGAGCGGCGCCCACGCGGCGGAGCCCGGCAGCGGGCCCGCGGGTGCACCGCCGGGTGCAGAACCCGGTCCCGCGGTGGAGATCCGGGATCTGCACGTGCGCCGCGGCCGCACGACCGTGTTCGACGGCATCGACGTCGAGATCCCGCGCGGCGCGATCGTCGGCCTGCTCGGGCCCTCCGGGTGCGGCAAGACGACGCTCATGCGCGCGATCGTCGGTGCGCAGAAGCTCCGCTCGGGAACGGTGCGCGTGTTCGGCGAGACGGCCGGATCCCGACCGCTGCGCCGCGTCGTGGCCTACGGCACGCAGGGCGCCGCGGTCTACGGCGATCTCACCGTGCGCCAGAACGTGCGCTACTTCGGAGCGCTCGTCGGCGCGAGTCGTGCCGCGGCAGAGCGCCTGATCGAGCGCGTCGGGCTCGGGGAGCAGGCCGAGCAGCTGGTCGCCTCGCTGAGCGGGGGCCAGGTGACGCGCGTCTCGCTCGCCGTCGCGCTCGTCGGTGAGCCTCGGCTGCTCGTGCTCGACGAGCCGACGGTCGGTCTCGACCCGGTGATCCGCGCGGACCTGTGGGATCTGTTCGCCGGGCTCGCGCGGCAGGGCATCACGATGCTCGTCTCGAGCCACGTGATGGACGAGGCGCTGCACTGCGATCGATTGCTGCTCATGCGCGACGGGCGCATCGTCGCCGATACGACGCCGGATCGCCTGCTCGCCGAGACGGGGGCGCGCGACCCCGAAGCCGCATTCCTCGCGCTCGTGGCGCCGGAGCGCGCGGCCGGCGGTCGCCCGGCGCAGGATCCTCCCGCCGACCGGGCGGAGGCCGGGAGATGA